One genomic region from Pseudoduganella dura encodes:
- a CDS encoding GIN domain-containing protein, with product MHKPLSFALLMTTLWLVFGTVSAEEATETRAVDARVMRVRLDGVINLKLSQGAVPSLHIIGDGRHVGKVTTVQTGDTLQIDTENRGIKVNRSSVRAELVLPQLRELVSEGVGTTEVSGFSGDDIDITLDGAGSMKIVSAFRRLKANLGGVGSMHVWVADSDSVDLDLRGAGYVTIGGRSRMLRASLGGLGGLNAQQFQADTVDIDLSGLGNATVNARTNAKLHLSGLGSVTVYGKPLNRNVSVDGLGKVSWK from the coding sequence ATGCACAAACCACTCAGCTTTGCCCTCCTGATGACAACCCTGTGGCTGGTGTTCGGCACCGTCAGCGCCGAAGAAGCCACCGAGACCAGGGCCGTCGATGCCCGGGTCATGCGCGTCAGGCTGGACGGCGTGATCAACCTGAAGCTGAGCCAGGGCGCCGTGCCGTCGCTGCACATCATCGGCGACGGGCGCCATGTCGGCAAGGTGACCACGGTGCAGACGGGCGACACGCTGCAGATCGATACCGAGAATCGCGGCATCAAGGTCAACCGCTCGTCGGTACGGGCCGAGCTGGTGCTGCCGCAACTGCGCGAGCTGGTATCCGAAGGCGTGGGCACCACCGAGGTCAGCGGCTTTTCCGGCGACGACATCGACATCACGCTGGACGGCGCCGGCAGCATGAAGATCGTCAGCGCGTTCAGGCGCCTGAAGGCGAACCTGGGCGGCGTGGGCAGCATGCACGTGTGGGTGGCGGACAGCGACAGCGTCGACCTCGACCTGCGCGGCGCCGGCTACGTGACGATCGGCGGCCGCAGCAGGATGCTGCGCGCGTCGCTGGGCGGGCTGGGCGGCCTGAATGCGCAGCAGTTCCAGGCCGATACGGTGGACATCGATCTCTCCGGCCTCGGCAACGCCACCGTGAACGCGCGCACCAATGCCAAACTGCACCTGTCGGGGCTCGGTTCGGTCACGGTGTACGGCAAGCCGCTGAACC